A window of the Trichoderma asperellum chromosome 4, complete sequence genome harbors these coding sequences:
- a CDS encoding uncharacterized protein (BUSCO:EOG092D0OVH) — translation MTDHALHSGSMSLPVRTRDEGDDEAIQSPATTGLIDHEEHSESLANHEDNLQDGMLLRDLPERTTFYDPVAELQMTQTDAKLFYQRSKIDTRSGNSPWPQSTPFGSPQIPSGSYPATEYGLDSLILDTDDKPEIVDTPASLFGSTGPSNASYPKPGDPTSQAFNDARIANEPSVGLPGNGLFDTEPHITAELSAIAKQIHRILDVRRKYIALSAQGPNDNPRDDPSWDIYPPPPDPAWIQSHGHGHGIDETGKQGVSSPSSTQGRKKPTRKRKPGQDIGDDFCLEDLLPLPESGDMTFELDSEGIYQVFDKSASKTPAIRVPTIREFYMDLEEILAVSSDGPSKSFAFRRLQYLEGKFNLYVLLNEYQETADSKKVPHRDFYNVRKVDTHVHHSACMNQKHLLRFIKSKMKKYPNEVVLFRDGKHLTLAEVFASINLTAYDLSIDTLDMHAHTDSFHRFDKFNLKYNPIGESRLRTIFLKTDNFIHGRYLAEITKEVISDLESSKYQMVEWRISIYGKSIDEWDKLAAWVVDNKLFSHNVRWLVQIPRLYDIYKASGLMDTFEQVIKNVFQPLFEVTRDPSSHPKLHVFLQRVIGFDSVDDESKTERRLFRKFPVPRAWDTKQNPPYSYWIYFLFANMTSLNHFRRSRGFNTFVLRPHCGEAGDSEHLAVAALCCHSISHGLLLRKVPLLQYIFYLDQIGIAMSPLSNNALFLAYERNPFHQYFRRGLNVSLSTDDPLQFAFTKEPLIEEYAVAAQIYKLSPVDMCELAKNSVKQSGYEKAIKQQWLGPDFEKPGKEGNKMVKTNVPDRREEFRYHTLLQERDVLTRYLAFNELVSNGTPASALGADLQENKKPTSSVAHTAAEHMDAIPEGHASSIEAHTGDPLLPPGTMADSHVSGNDPMMFPGILAREHRNNSSRNLAQSG, via the exons ATGACTG ACCACGCGTTACATAGTGGCAGTATGTCACTCCCAGTACGTACTAGGGATGAAGGCGACGACGAAGCTATACAGAGCCCGGCTACCACCGGCTTGATCGACCATGAAGAGCATTCAGAGTCGCTGGCGAACCACGAAGACAATCTCCAAGATGGAATGCTGCTGCGCGATCTCCCAGAGCGCACGACCTTCTATGATCCAGTGGCAGAGCTTCAGATGACCCAAACGGATGCAAAATTATTCTATCAGAGGAGCAAGATTGATACGCGGAGTGGAAATTCTCCCTGGCCGCAGTCCACTCCCTTTGGAAGTCCACAAATTCCTTCAGGCTCATACCCGGCCACCGAGTACGGACTTGATTCCTTAATCCTCGACACTGATG ACAAGCCAGAAATCGTAGACACCCCTGCCAGTCTCTTCGGGTCAACAGGTCCATCCAATGCCTCTTATCCTAAGCCTGGTGACCCCACTAGCCAGGCCTTCAACGATGCAAGAATTGCCAATGAGCCTTCTGTTGGCTTGCCGGGTAATGGTCTTTTTGATACTGAGCCTCACATAACAGCTGAGCTCAGTGCTATTGCCAAGCAAATCCATAGAATACTTGATGTAAGGCGCAAGTACATCGCCCTTTCGGCTCAGGGTCCGAATGACAATCCTAGAGATGACCCTAGCTGGGACATATATCCCCCTCCTCCCGACCCTGCATGGATTCAGAGCCATGGTCATGGTCATGGCATTGATGAGACCGGGAAGCAGGGTGTAAGCTCTCCTTCCAGTACTCAGGGACGAAAAAAGCCAACTCGGAAGAGAAAACCCGGTCAAGATATTGGAGATGACTTCTGCTTGGAAGACTTACTGCCTTTGCCAGAGAGTGGTGACATGACCTTTGAGCTCGACAGCGAAGGCATTTATCAGGTATTTGACAAGTCGGCCAGTAAAACCCCCGCTATAAGAGTGCCTACTATCAGAGAATTCTATATGGACTTGGAGGAAATTCTCGCAGTTTCGTCTGATGGTCCAAGCAAAAGCTTTGCTTTCCGCCGGCTTCAGTATCTGGAAGGAAAATTTAATCTGTATGTTCTCCTCAATGAATATCAAGAGACCGCGGACAGCAAAAAGGTGCCACATCGAGATTTCTACAATGTCAGAAAGGTGGATACACACGTTCACCACTCTGCGTGTATGAACCAGAAGCATCTCTTGCGGTTTATCAAGAGtaagatgaagaaatatcCAAACGAAGTTGTACTCTTCCGAGATGGAAAGCATCTCACCTTGGCAGAAGTATTTGCCAGTATTAATTTAACAGCGTATGATTTAAGCATAGACACGCTTGACATGCAT GCGCATACCGACTCGTTCCATCGCTTCGATAAATTCAATCTTAAATACAACCCTATCGGCGAGTCGCGCCTCAGGACAATATTTCTTAAGACGGACAATTTCATCCATGGACGCTACCTAGCTGAGATTACCAAAGAAGTGATCTCTGATCTAGAGTCCAGCAAATACCAGATGGTGGAGTGGCGCATATCTATCTATGGCAAGTCTATAGATGAGTGGGATAAGCTTGCAGCGTGGGTTGTGGATAACAAGCTCTTTTCCCATAACGTTCGCTGGCTGGTCCAGATCCCTCGCCTCTACGACATCTACAAAGCCAGCGGTTTGATGGATACGTTCGAGCAAGTCATCAAGAATGTGTTCCAACCTTTGTTCGAAGTCACGAGagatccttcttctcatcccaAGCTCCACGTATTTCTCCAGCGTGTCATTGGCTTTGACAGCGTAGACGACGAAAGCAAAACCGAAAGGCGACTCTTCAGGAAGTTCCCCGTGCCCAGAGCCTGGGATACGAAGCAGAACCCTCCTTACAGCTACTGGATCTATTTCTTATTTGCTAATATGACCTCCTTGAACCACTTCCGGCGAAGTCGCGGCTTCAATACGTTCGTCCTACGACCTCATTGCGGAGAGGCAGGTGACAGCGAGCACCTGGCTGTGGCGGCATTGTGCTGCCATAGTATTAGTCACGGATTGTTGCTGCGGAAGGTTCCCTTGCTACaatatattttctatttGGATCAAATTGGCATCGCAATGTCGCCGTTGAGTAACAATGCCTTGTTCTTGGCCTATGAGCGCAACCCGTTCCATCAGTATTTCAGACGAGGCCTGAATGTCTCACTATCTACAGACGATCCGCTGCAATTTGCGTTTACCAAGGAGCCTTTGATAGAGGAATATGCTGTGGCTGCGCAGATTTACAAGCTGAGCCCTGTTGATATGTGCGAGCTGGCAAAGAATTCGGTGAAGCAGAGCGGATATGAAAAGGCCATCaagcagcagtggctggGCCCAGATTTTGAAAAGCCtgggaaagaaggaaacaaGATGGTGAAGACAAACGTGCCCGATCGCAGAGAAGAGTTCCGGTATCATACACTCTTGCAGGAGAGAGACGT TTTGACCCGGTATCTCGCATTTAATGAACTGGTGTCAAACGGCACACCAGCAAGCGCTCTGGGAGCAGATCTTCAGGAAAACAAGAAGCCTACTTCCTCAGTCGCACATACAGCGGCCGAGCATATGGATGCAATCCCAGAAGGGCATGCATCATCCATCGAGGCTCATACTGGGGATCCACTTCTGCCTCCTGGCACCATGGCAGATAGCCACGTATCTGGGAACGATCCGATGATGTTTCCTGGAATTCTTGCCAGAGAGCACCGTAATAACAGCTCCAGAAACCTGGCTCAAAGTGGATAG
- a CDS encoding uncharacterized protein (BUSCO:EOG092D2OSF), with protein MSFLFGRGRSRAAADLPRQAREHILKLESPNGVSKAEELARVLNQMKVALQGTQETESSPEQIYQLVTALIDEDLLHLLATNLYRLPFESRKDTQVIFSYVFRFRPAAAAPKSDPIALSYVVCNRPQVLVELCRAYDHKESATPAGSVLRELLKNEAAAAIILYDDGDEPGSSCKGLAAIDRNRPQSGRGVFWRFFDWINKSSFEVAADAFTTFRELLTRHKDLIPKYLSTNFDLFFDKYNNTLVQSNSYVTKRQSIKLLGELLLDRSNYSVMTAYVDSGEHLKICMNLLRDDRKMVQYEGFHVFKVFVANPHKSIAVQKILLMNREKLLTFLAHFLEDRTDDEQFIDEREFLIKQIRNMPSTPVVSQRSVSAS; from the exons ATGTCTTTCTTGTTCGGGAGAGGCAGATCGCGGGCTGCGGCCGATCTACCCAGGCAAGCTCGCGAGCATATCCTAAAGCTTGAAAGCCCTAACGGGGTCTCCAAG GCCGAAGAGCTTGCTCGCGTGCTCAATCAGATGAAGGTCGCTCTCCAAGGCACTCAAG AAACTGAGAGCTCACCCGAGCAGATCTATCAGCTCGTCACCGCTTTGATAGACGAGGACCTGCTCCACCTCCTAGCTACCAACCTCTATCGCCTACCGTTTGAATCGCGAAAGGATACTCAAGTCATCTTCTCCTATGTATTTCGCTTTCGGCCcgcggcggcagcgccaaAAAGCGACCCCATCGCCCTGTCGTACGTGGTGTGCAACAGGCCGCAAGTCCTAGTCGAGCTCTGTCGCGCCTACGACCACAAGGAGAGCGCCACTCCAGCGGGATCGGTTCTTCGAGAGCTTCTAAAAAACGAGGCTGCGGCGGCCATAATCCTAtacgacgatggcgatgaacCTGGATCCAGCTGCAAGGGGCTTGCTGCCATTGACCGCAACCGACCCCAGAGCGGCCGAGGCGTTTTCTGGAGGTTTTTCGACTGGATCAACAAGAGCTCCTTTGAAGTAGCTGCGGATGCCTTTACGACCTTTCGG GAGCTGTTGACGCGGCACAAAGACTTGATTCCGAAATATCTCTCCACCAACTTCGACCTCTTCTTTGACAAGTACAACAATACCCTGGTGCAGTCGAACAGCTATGTCACCAAGCGACAGTCTATCAAACTCCTTGGCGAACTCCTGCTGGACCGGTCCAACTACAGCGTCATGACGGCGTACGTTGACAGCGGCGAGCATCTAAAAATATGCATGAACCTTCTCCGAGACGACAGGAAAATGGTCCAGTACGAAGGATTTCACGTGTTCAAGGTGTTCGTTGCGAATCCTCACAAATCCATCGCTGTTCAAAAGATCTTGCTCATGAACCGCGAGAAACTCTTGACCTTCCTGGCGCATTTCCTTGAGGATCGAACTGATGACGAACAATTTATTGATGAACGAGAATTTTTGATAAAGCAAATTCGTAATATGCCATCGACTCCTGTGGTCTCTCAACGCTCTGTTAGCGCATCATAG
- the IRS1 gene encoding Isoleucine--tRNA ligase, cytoplasmic (BUSCO:EOG092D07ZA) — MSIDFPKEEEITLERWRSINAFHRQLELSAGRPPYTFYDGPPFATGLPHYGHLLASTIKDIIPRYWSMKGYHVERRFGWDTHGLPIEHEIDKKLGISGKAAVEKIGIAKYNEECRAIVMRYAAEWRTTIERLGRWIDFDNDYKTMDPTFMESLWWVFKQLHDKEQVYQGYRVMPYSTVLTTALSNFEANQNYQDVTDPAVVVSFPLLDDPDTHLLAWTTTPWTLPSHLGLAAHPDFEYLKIKDGKSGKTYIILENLLGTLYKDPKKADFKKVGTIKGSEMLGWKYQPLFDYFYEEFKDYGFRVLNATYVTSDSGVGVVHQAPAFGEDDYNVALENGIINENRPPPDPINETGHFTDRIPEFAGMHVKEADKHIIKHLKKTGRLVVESQLRHSYPMCPRSDTPLIYRAVPSWFIRIPEIIPSMLKNIEDSHWVPSFVKERRFASWIQNARDWNVGRNRYWGTPIPLWVSDDMEERVCVGSIEELRELSGYTGDLSDIHRDKIDHITIPSKKGKGTLKRVTEVFDCWFESGSMPYASQHYPFENVEKFKNSFPGDFIAEGLDQTRGWFYTLLVLGTHLFGTSPFKNCVVNGIVLAEDGKKMSKRLKNYPDPALVMQKFGSDALRLYLINSPVVRAEPLRFKESGVREVVQKVLLPLWNSYKFFEGQVALLKKVEGVDYMWNVGLETTNTNVMDKWILASCQSLLQFVNEEMKGYRLYTVVPRLLELIDNTTNWYIRFNRRRLKGENGLNDTLHALNALFDVLFTLCRGLAPFTPFLSDTIYQKLLQHIPKELQAEDPRSVHFLPFPEVREELFDAEVERRVSRMQRVIELGRVSRERRTIGLKTPLRTLVVIHHDNQYLEDIKSLESYITEELNVRDLVLSSDEAKYNVQYSVTADWPVLGKKLKKDMARVKKALPTLTSEQVQNYLIEKKILVDGIPLEEGDLVVRRSVKEDEASKMLEINTDGALLTILDSEIHPELAQEGLAREIVNRVQRLRKKAGLQPTDDVKMEYQVVSDPENLGLADVMVSQTATFEKVLRRPVEKREEGATGELIAEEEQEIQQAILLLRLVKL, encoded by the exons ATGTCTATCGATTTTcccaaggaagaggagatcaCCCTCGAGCGGTGGCGCTCCATCAACGCTTTCCATCGTCAG CTCGAATTGTCCGCTGGTCGCCCACCTTACACATTCTATGATGGCCCTCCATTCGCTACCGGTCTTCCTCACTATGGCCATCTGCTGGCGTCCACCATCAAGGACATCATCCCTCGATATTGGTCCATGAAGGGCTATCACGTCGAGCGAAGATTTGGATGGGATACTCATGGACTCCCCATTGAACACGAGATTGACAAGAAGCTGGGTATTTCTGGAAAAGCTGCTGTGGAGAAGATTGGAATTGCAAAGTACAACGAGGAGTGCCGCGCCATTGTCATGCGCTACGCTGCGGAATGGAGGACCACGATTGAGCGCTTGGGACGCTGGATTGACTTCGACAACGACTACAAG ACCATGGACCCGACCTTCATGGAATCGCTGTGGTGGGTGTTCAAGCAGCTTCACGACAAAGAGCAAGTGTATCAAGGCTATCGAGTCATGCCTTACTCTACGGTGTTGACGACCGCCCTGAGTAACTTCGAAGCCAACCAAAACTACCAAGACGTTACAGATCCAGCGGTTGTCGTATCATTCCCACTGCTGGACGACCCAGACACTCACCTTTTGGCATGGACGACCACCCCCTGGACACTACCATCGCACCTTGGTCTGGCGGCGCATCCCGACTTTGAATATCTCAAGATCAAGGATGGCAAGTCTGGAAAGACCTACATCATTCTCGAGAATTTGCTCGGAACTCTGTACAAGGACCCCAAGAAGGCCGACTTTAAGAAAGTCGGTACCATCAAGGGATCAGAAATGCTTGGGTGGAAATATCAGCCATTGTTTGACTACTTCTATGAAGAATTCAAAGATTATGGATTCAGAGTCCTGAATGCTACCTACGTCACATCGGACAGCGGTGTGGGAGTTGTTCACCAAGCCCCAGCTTTCGGTGAAGACGATTACAACGTGGCATTAGAGAACGGCATCATCAACGAAAATCGCCCCCCTCCGGATCCGATCAATGAAACCGGACACTTTACTGACCGAATTCCCGAATTTGCCGGTATGCACGTAAAGGAAGCTGACAAACACATCATCAAGCACCTCAAGAAGACCGGGCGATTGGTCGTCGAATCCCAACTTCGCCACTCTTACCCTATGTGCCCCCGTTCCGATACTCCCCTTATCTACAGAGCTGTGCCTTCTTGGTTCATTCGCATTCCAGAAATCATCCCAAGCATGCTTAAGAACATTGAAGACTCTCATTGGGTTCCATCATTTGTCAAAGAGCGTCGTTTCGCCAGCTGGATTCAAAATGCCAGAGATTGGAATGTTGGAAGAAACCGATACTGGGGAACCCCAATTCCGCTCTGGGTATCCGACGACATGGAGGAGCGCGTCTGCGTGGGAAGCATTGAGGAACTCCGAGAGCTCAGTGGCTACACCGGAGACCTGTCCGACATTCACCGAGACAAGATTGACCATATCACTATTCCCAGCAAGAAGGGTAAGGGTACCCTGAAGCGTGTTACGGAAGTCTTCGACTGTTGGTTTGAGTCTGGCAGCATGCCCTATGCTAGTCAACACTATCCTTTTGAGAATGTTGAAAAGTTCAAGAACTCGTTCCCTGGTGACTTCATTGCCGAAGGTCTAGATCAGACACGAGGCTGGTTCTATactttgctggtgctgggaACACACTTGTTCGGTACTTCGCCTTTCAAGAACTGTGTTGTGAACGGTATTGTTCTGGCAGAAGACGGAAAGAAGATGTCAAAACGATTGAAGAACTATCCAGACCCAGCTCTTGTGATGCAGAAGTTCGGATCGGATGCCCTGCGACTTTACCTCATCAACTCTCCTGTCGTGCGAGCAGAGCCACTGCGATTCAAGGAGAGTGGAGTTAGAGAAGTTGTCCAAAAGGTACTTCTGCCACTTTGGAACAGCTACAAGTTTTTCGAAGGCCAAGTTGCGCTTTTGAAGAAGGTTGAGGGCGTCGATTACATGTGGAACGTTGGACTGGAGACCACAAACACAAATGTGATGGACAAGTGGATTCTAGCCAGCTGCCAGAGTCTGCTGCAATTTGTCAACGAGGAGATGAAAG GTTACCGACTGTACACTGTTGTCCCTCGGCTCCTTGAGCTCATTGACAACACGACCAACTGGTACATTAGATTCAACCGACGCAGGTTGAAGGGTGAGAATGGATTGAACGATACTTTGCATGCGCTTAATGCTCTGTTTGATGTCCTCTTCACTTTGTGCAGAGGATTAGCTCCTTTCACCCCTTTCCTGTCCGACACCATCTACCAGAAGCTCCTTCAACATATCCCGAAGGAGTTGCAGGCCGAGGACCCTCGAAGTGTTCATTTCCTGCCATTCCCAGAAGTTAGGGAAGAGCTATTTGACGCTGAAGTCGAGCGACGAGTATCAAGAATGCAGCGTGTCATCGAGCTGGGTCGTGTTTCCCGTGAGCGCAGAACCATCGGTCTCAAAACACCACTTCGAACCTTGGTTGTCATCCACCATGACAATCAGTACCTTGAGGATATCAAGTCACTTGAATCGTACATCACTGAAGAATTGAATGTTCGGGATTTGGTACTCTCTTCGGATGAGGCCAAGTACAATGTCCAATACAGTGTGACCGCTGACTGGCCGGTTCTTGGTAAGAAGCTCAAGAAAGACATGGCTCGGGTCAAGAAAGCCTTGCCTACCTTGACTAGTGAGCAAGTGCAAAACTATCTCATTGAAAAGAAGATCCTTGTCGATGGCATCCCCTTGGAAGAAGGTGATCTGGTTGTGCGCAGAAGTGTGAAGGAGGATGAAGCCTCCAAGATGCTGGAAATCAACACAGACGGCGCATTATTGACCATTTTGGATTCTGAGATCCACCCGGAGCTGGCTCAGGAAGGATTGGCCAGAGAGATTGTCAACCGAGTGCAGCGTCTGCGCAAGAAGGCTGGCCTGCAGCCCACTGATGATGTCAAGATGGAGTACCAGGTTGTGTCTGACCCTGAGAACCTCGGACTGGCAGATGTGATGGTTTCACAAACAGCTACTTTTGAGAAGGTGCTCCGACGACCTGTCGAGAAGCGCGAGGAGGGAGCTACTGGCGAGCTCAttgcggaagaagagcaagagattCAGCAGGCCATTCTGTTGCTTCGCCTtgtaaagctttaa
- a CDS encoding uncharacterized protein (BUSCO:EOG092D0OVH) codes for MSLPVRTRDEGDDEAIQSPATTGLIDHEEHSESLANHEDNLQDGMLLRDLPERTTFYDPVAELQMTQTDAKLFYQRSKIDTRSGNSPWPQSTPFGSPQIPSGSYPATEYGLDSLILDTDDKPEIVDTPASLFGSTGPSNASYPKPGDPTSQAFNDARIANEPSVGLPGNGLFDTEPHITAELSAIAKQIHRILDVRRKYIALSAQGPNDNPRDDPSWDIYPPPPDPAWIQSHGHGHGIDETGKQGVSSPSSTQGRKKPTRKRKPGQDIGDDFCLEDLLPLPESGDMTFELDSEGIYQVFDKSASKTPAIRVPTIREFYMDLEEILAVSSDGPSKSFAFRRLQYLEGKFNLYVLLNEYQETADSKKVPHRDFYNVRKVDTHVHHSACMNQKHLLRFIKSKMKKYPNEVVLFRDGKHLTLAEVFASINLTAYDLSIDTLDMHAHTDSFHRFDKFNLKYNPIGESRLRTIFLKTDNFIHGRYLAEITKEVISDLESSKYQMVEWRISIYGKSIDEWDKLAAWVVDNKLFSHNVRWLVQIPRLYDIYKASGLMDTFEQVIKNVFQPLFEVTRDPSSHPKLHVFLQRVIGFDSVDDESKTERRLFRKFPVPRAWDTKQNPPYSYWIYFLFANMTSLNHFRRSRGFNTFVLRPHCGEAGDSEHLAVAALCCHSISHGLLLRKVPLLQYIFYLDQIGIAMSPLSNNALFLAYERNPFHQYFRRGLNVSLSTDDPLQFAFTKEPLIEEYAVAAQIYKLSPVDMCELAKNSVKQSGYEKAIKQQWLGPDFEKPGKEGNKMVKTNVPDRREEFRYHTLLQERDVLTRYLAFNELVSNGTPASALGADLQENKKPTSSVAHTAAEHMDAIPEGHASSIEAHTGDPLLPPGTMADSHVSGNDPMMFPGILAREHRNNSSRNLAQSG; via the exons ATGTCACTCCCAGTACGTACTAGGGATGAAGGCGACGACGAAGCTATACAGAGCCCGGCTACCACCGGCTTGATCGACCATGAAGAGCATTCAGAGTCGCTGGCGAACCACGAAGACAATCTCCAAGATGGAATGCTGCTGCGCGATCTCCCAGAGCGCACGACCTTCTATGATCCAGTGGCAGAGCTTCAGATGACCCAAACGGATGCAAAATTATTCTATCAGAGGAGCAAGATTGATACGCGGAGTGGAAATTCTCCCTGGCCGCAGTCCACTCCCTTTGGAAGTCCACAAATTCCTTCAGGCTCATACCCGGCCACCGAGTACGGACTTGATTCCTTAATCCTCGACACTGATG ACAAGCCAGAAATCGTAGACACCCCTGCCAGTCTCTTCGGGTCAACAGGTCCATCCAATGCCTCTTATCCTAAGCCTGGTGACCCCACTAGCCAGGCCTTCAACGATGCAAGAATTGCCAATGAGCCTTCTGTTGGCTTGCCGGGTAATGGTCTTTTTGATACTGAGCCTCACATAACAGCTGAGCTCAGTGCTATTGCCAAGCAAATCCATAGAATACTTGATGTAAGGCGCAAGTACATCGCCCTTTCGGCTCAGGGTCCGAATGACAATCCTAGAGATGACCCTAGCTGGGACATATATCCCCCTCCTCCCGACCCTGCATGGATTCAGAGCCATGGTCATGGTCATGGCATTGATGAGACCGGGAAGCAGGGTGTAAGCTCTCCTTCCAGTACTCAGGGACGAAAAAAGCCAACTCGGAAGAGAAAACCCGGTCAAGATATTGGAGATGACTTCTGCTTGGAAGACTTACTGCCTTTGCCAGAGAGTGGTGACATGACCTTTGAGCTCGACAGCGAAGGCATTTATCAGGTATTTGACAAGTCGGCCAGTAAAACCCCCGCTATAAGAGTGCCTACTATCAGAGAATTCTATATGGACTTGGAGGAAATTCTCGCAGTTTCGTCTGATGGTCCAAGCAAAAGCTTTGCTTTCCGCCGGCTTCAGTATCTGGAAGGAAAATTTAATCTGTATGTTCTCCTCAATGAATATCAAGAGACCGCGGACAGCAAAAAGGTGCCACATCGAGATTTCTACAATGTCAGAAAGGTGGATACACACGTTCACCACTCTGCGTGTATGAACCAGAAGCATCTCTTGCGGTTTATCAAGAGtaagatgaagaaatatcCAAACGAAGTTGTACTCTTCCGAGATGGAAAGCATCTCACCTTGGCAGAAGTATTTGCCAGTATTAATTTAACAGCGTATGATTTAAGCATAGACACGCTTGACATGCAT GCGCATACCGACTCGTTCCATCGCTTCGATAAATTCAATCTTAAATACAACCCTATCGGCGAGTCGCGCCTCAGGACAATATTTCTTAAGACGGACAATTTCATCCATGGACGCTACCTAGCTGAGATTACCAAAGAAGTGATCTCTGATCTAGAGTCCAGCAAATACCAGATGGTGGAGTGGCGCATATCTATCTATGGCAAGTCTATAGATGAGTGGGATAAGCTTGCAGCGTGGGTTGTGGATAACAAGCTCTTTTCCCATAACGTTCGCTGGCTGGTCCAGATCCCTCGCCTCTACGACATCTACAAAGCCAGCGGTTTGATGGATACGTTCGAGCAAGTCATCAAGAATGTGTTCCAACCTTTGTTCGAAGTCACGAGagatccttcttctcatcccaAGCTCCACGTATTTCTCCAGCGTGTCATTGGCTTTGACAGCGTAGACGACGAAAGCAAAACCGAAAGGCGACTCTTCAGGAAGTTCCCCGTGCCCAGAGCCTGGGATACGAAGCAGAACCCTCCTTACAGCTACTGGATCTATTTCTTATTTGCTAATATGACCTCCTTGAACCACTTCCGGCGAAGTCGCGGCTTCAATACGTTCGTCCTACGACCTCATTGCGGAGAGGCAGGTGACAGCGAGCACCTGGCTGTGGCGGCATTGTGCTGCCATAGTATTAGTCACGGATTGTTGCTGCGGAAGGTTCCCTTGCTACaatatattttctatttGGATCAAATTGGCATCGCAATGTCGCCGTTGAGTAACAATGCCTTGTTCTTGGCCTATGAGCGCAACCCGTTCCATCAGTATTTCAGACGAGGCCTGAATGTCTCACTATCTACAGACGATCCGCTGCAATTTGCGTTTACCAAGGAGCCTTTGATAGAGGAATATGCTGTGGCTGCGCAGATTTACAAGCTGAGCCCTGTTGATATGTGCGAGCTGGCAAAGAATTCGGTGAAGCAGAGCGGATATGAAAAGGCCATCaagcagcagtggctggGCCCAGATTTTGAAAAGCCtgggaaagaaggaaacaaGATGGTGAAGACAAACGTGCCCGATCGCAGAGAAGAGTTCCGGTATCATACACTCTTGCAGGAGAGAGACGT TTTGACCCGGTATCTCGCATTTAATGAACTGGTGTCAAACGGCACACCAGCAAGCGCTCTGGGAGCAGATCTTCAGGAAAACAAGAAGCCTACTTCCTCAGTCGCACATACAGCGGCCGAGCATATGGATGCAATCCCAGAAGGGCATGCATCATCCATCGAGGCTCATACTGGGGATCCACTTCTGCCTCCTGGCACCATGGCAGATAGCCACGTATCTGGGAACGATCCGATGATGTTTCCTGGAATTCTTGCCAGAGAGCACCGTAATAACAGCTCCAGAAACCTGGCTCAAAGTGGATAG
- a CDS encoding uncharacterized protein (EggNog:ENOG41): MNPQTSRRPIQKLSTAVAKCAAEATAYGKCIVADYNDVTKDKCAREFLRLKDCYLAAMKKV; the protein is encoded by the exons ATGAATCCTCAAACCTCCCGTCGCCCGATCCAGAAACTATCAACAGCAGTTGCTAAATGCGCTGCAGAG GCGACGGCATACGGGAAATGCATCGTGGCAGATTATAACGACGTGACCAAGGACAAGTGTGCTCGGGAATTTTTGAGATTGAAAGATTGCTATCTG gcagCAATGAAGAAAGTGTAG